In the Pseudoclavibacter endophyticus genome, CATGGCCCGCACGTTCGTCTCGGGGCGCGTGCAGTACGGCGAGACCGTGCGCAGCGCCCTGCTGCGGCACCTCGAGAAGGACCTCGGCACGGTCGCCTTCCCGCAGCTGCCGGCCACGCTGACGCCGTTCACGATCGCCGAGTATGGCCCGATGCCGTGGGATGGCCTGTACGACCCGCGCCAGCACGCGGTCGCGCTCGTGTACATCGTGCCCGTGCAGGGCGACTGCAATCCGCGGCAGGACGCCCTCGAGCTGACGTGGTTGACCGCCGAAGAGGCCCTCGACCCCGACCTGCTCGACGAGCTCGAAGGCGGGCGCGGCGCGGTCCTCCGGTCAGCCATCGGCCACCTCGGGGCGTGGCCGTAAGCCGGTCGCCTTGCTCCTTGCCCGCTGACCGTTCGCGGTGACGATGGCCCCGTGAGGCCGTACGAGCGCTCCGCTGTGCCTCTCGCAATGAGCTCGGTCAGGGGAAGTCGGTAGCAGGAGAAGTGGGAGCGCCCGGACTCGGTCGCCCGCGGCGGGGGAGGCGGATGTCGGGGGAGCGGGGCAGAATGCCAGCGTGTCCATTCGCTACTGGCTCGTTGTGCAGCCGCTCGACCGTGCA is a window encoding:
- a CDS encoding DUF4916 domain-containing protein gives rise to the protein MSVRTPDPESGWLSDDELERMRRRVPMLYVEAIPVRLDATGRLEQLGMLLRADGATGIMARTFVSGRVQYGETVRSALLRHLEKDLGTVAFPQLPATLTPFTIAEYGPMPWDGLYDPRQHAVALVYIVPVQGDCNPRQDALELTWLTAEEALDPDLLDELEGGRGAVLRSAIGHLGAWP